In Sphingobacterium sp. SRCM116780, the genomic stretch GATTTATCTGGGCAATTTGTATTTGGTCGATCGGTGCTATTCTTCATGCTTTTTGTGGTATTGCTACAGCTGGATATTTGACTGGAAATTGGTTTCTCAATTTTGAGGAATCTAAATCAGTCATTATGAAGATTAGTGATATTGGGTTGGTTATCAATACGAGCGTCGTCTTATTTATTTTTGCAAGATTTGTACTAGCAGTAGGAGAAGCAGGGAATTTCCCCGCTGCCATTAAAGCAACTGCCGAATATTTCCCTAAAAAAGACCGTGCTTTAGCAACAAGTATTTTTAACGCAGGTTCTACTATTGGGGCTTTAATCGCTCCAATTACTATCCCTGTCATTGCTAAATACTATGGTTGGGAAATGTCATTTATTATCATCGGAGCACTCGGTTTTGTATGGATGGGGTTTTGGATATTCATGTATAAAAACCCTGAAAAACACCCTAAAGTAAATGAAAGTGAATTGGAATATATTTTACAAGACACTGTTCATCAGACTGAGGAACAAAAATCAAATGAAAAATCAAAAGTATCTTTCCTAGCGTATTTTAAATATAAACAAACTTGGGCTTTTGCATTTGGTAAATTTATGACAGATGGTGTTTGGTGGTTTTTTCTATTCTGGATGCCTGCTTATTTGAGTGCTGTATATGACATCAAATCTTCTGATACACAAGGGCAATTAGCCATTTTCGTTCTGTACATGATTACTTTAGTGTCCATATATGGGGGCTATCTACCGACATTTTTTGTCGAAAAAAAAGGTATGGATCCATATGAAGGTAGGATGAGGGCAATGTTAATTTTTGCTTTTATACCCTTGATCGTTTTATTCGCACAACCATTGGGTCATATATCTTATTGGATTCCTGTCATTTTTATCGGTATTGCAGCAGCTGCTCATCAATCTTGGTCGGCCAATATCTTTTCTACTGTCGGTGATATGTTTCCCAAAAAAGCCATTGCAACCGTAACAGGAATCGGTGGATTAGCTGGAGGATTAGGTTCTTTTTTCATTAATAAAATATCTGGTGCGTTATTTGATAGAGCTAAAGAAACACACATGACTTTTATGGGGTTTGAAGGTGAAGCCGCGGGATATTTTATCATATTTTCTTTCTGTGCATTCGCTTACCTTATCGCATGGGTAGTCATGAAAACATTAGTTCCAAAAATGAAACAAGTAGTATTATAAGAACACAAATTCAACAACCTAATCCACAATTAAATTAAAATGAACTTAGATTTAGAAAGCATTTTCTATGAGGAAAATAACATTCCTCATGAATTTACGCTTCAAGAGCAAGTCGACCAACGTGAGTTCCTTTCAAACGGAGATATGATCCCTTGGGAAGGTCAAATCAATGAAGTCTTTTCACCCATATGTGTCAAGACCAAGGATGGTCTTCAACGAAAACGTATCGGTAGCTTCCCTGTGTGTACTGAAAAGGAGTCAATGGCTGCACTTGATGCTGCTGTTAAAGCCTTTGATAATGGTCGCGGTGAATGGCCAACAATGAGTGTTGCAGATCGCATTACCTGTGTAGAAAATTTCACAAAAAAGATGATCGAGAAAAAAGACATTGTTGTCAAATTGATCATGTGGGAAATTGGAAAATCTTTTACCGATTCGATTAAAGAATTTGATCGTACAGTAGAATACATTTATGCAACTATTGATGCTTTAAAAGATATTGACAGACAATCTTCACGATTTGAGATAGAGCAAGGTATTATCGCGCAAATTAGACGATCCCCACTAGGAGTAGTGCTTTGTATGGGCCCCTTTAATTATCCCTTGAATGAAACCTTTACCACGCTTATTCCTGCGTTGATCATGGGAAATACGCTTTTATTTAAACCACCTAAGCATGGAACTTTATTGCACTACCCGTTATTAGAAGCATTCAGAACAAGCTTTCCTAAAGGAGTTGTGAATACGATCTATGGTAGAGGTAATACTATTGTTCCTAGTTTGATGCAATCTGGAAAAATTAATGTGTTGACATTAATTGGATCCAGTAAAGTAGCCGATGAATTAAAAAAATTACATCCAAAAGTAAACCGTCTACGTGCTATTTTAGGATTGGATGCTAAGAATGCGGCGATTATTACCAAAGATGCAGATCTTAATTTAGCCGTATCAGAAACTGTTTTAGGATCACTTTCATTCAATGGTCAACGTTGTACTGCAATCAAGATTGTATATGTACATCGCAGTATTGCGCAAGAATTCTTAAAACGTTTATCAGCTGAAGTAGAAAAACTACAGTATGGTATGCCTTGGGAAAAAGGAGTTTCTTTAACACCTTTACCTGAATTGAACAAACCAGCATATCTAACAGAATGTATTGAAGATGCTATTGCAAATGGAGCAAAAATTATCAATCCAAATGGTGGACAGGTAAAAGAATCATTTGTGTATCCTGCGATTATGTATCCTGTGAATGCCAATATGAAACTTTACCGAGAAGAACAGTTTGGACCAGTAATCCCAGTTGTTCCTTTTGATGATCTGGAGGAACCAATTGAATACCTCATCGATTCATCACATGGTCAGCAAGTAAGTATTTTTAGTAATAATGCCGCGGTGATATCTTCTTTAATTGATCCATTGGTTAATCAAGTAAGTCGTGTCAATATAAATTGTCAATGCCAAAGAGGACCAGATATCTTTCCTTTTACAGGTAGAAAAGATAGTGCTGAGGGAACCTTATCTGTTGTCGATGCCTTACGCGCATTCTCAATTCGTTCACTTGTTGCGGCAAAATTTACGGATGACAATAAAAACATTCTTAATGAAATTGTTAGTAATAACAGCTCCAATTTCTTAAGTACCAAATACATTTTCTAATGAAAAAGGGGCAAAGCCCCTTTTTCATTTAATTTGTTTTCTCGAACTAATATTTTGCTCCCGAATATCTTCAATCTGCCGGTTAAGTCCCTTCACTACTCATCCACTTTTCAACAGTAGGTGGATCATAATTGATCATTTTATCTAATAAAGATTCAATATTGGTATCAACCAATAACATCTCTTGATTTTTTTGTTTTAATAAACCCGATTGGACCATATTATCAATAAAAGCAATTAAGTGATCATAAAACCCATTTGTATTCAATATCCCTACTGGTTTCTTATGTAATCCTAATTGTCCCCAAGTAATCATTTCAAACAACTCTTCCATTGTACCGAAACCTCCCGGTAAAGCAATGATTCCCTCACAAAGATCATTCATCAACATTTTACGCTCATGCATATTTTCTACCGTGATTAACGATGTAATGCCATGATGAGCGATTTCTTTTTTGTTCAAGAAATGAGGAATCACGCCAACAACTTCACCTTCATTTTCCATAACTGCGTCTGCAATAGCCCCCATCAAACCTACCTGTCCGCCACCATATACCAATTTAATTTTCTGAGTCGCCAAAACTTGACCGACCCGATACGCTTCCTTCATCCAAATAGGGTCAAAACCAGGACTTGAAGCACAAAATACAGATACACTTTTCATCTAAATAACTATTATTTGTATATACAAGTTTACTTAATTATAAGAAAAAAACCGCAAATACTTTCGTATTTACGGTTATCACTAAATAAACATTGAAACATCTTATTATTGCGCACGTTGCTTTTCTTCGTTGTCCGTATTCTTTTTATTAATCACATTTTTTAAGTTTCCAAACTTATAAGAATAAGTCAGGCGAAAAACTCGACGATCTTGATCTTGTCTAATTTTAGTATTGAAGATCGAAAACATAGTTGATAAATTATTATTACCCGTATTGAAAACATCAGATACAGCTAGTTTAAGTGAACTTCTCTTATCCTTGAAGTTTTTTGTCAAACCAACTTGTGCATCCCAACGACTTTCTAGCTTATAGATATTGTAGGTAAAAGGAGAAAAATAGCGAAGATTCATCTCAGCAGATACGGAAGGAGATATTTTAAATGTACTCATTGAATTTACCTGCAACAAAAAACTGTTGTTATCGATGTGCTCTCCTGAAATTGTTCCATCAAAATTCATATAGACAGCCGTTATATTATTATAAGTAGACCAGAATTTCGCTACTTGCACCGGAATACTCAAGTTCAAAAATGCAGAATTATTCTTTCCAAGATTCTCACGTGTCACCCATGTCGTATTTTTAACAGAGTCTTGCCCCATACTTTCGACAATAGCATCTGTCTGTCTATTGTATCCTAAGGAAATATTATACTTTTTATATAAGGTATAATTCAGATTTAGCTCATTAGAATATTGCGGGTTTAAATAAGGGTTTCCTTTTTCAGAAGTATACTTATCAATAAAATAATCAAATGGATTCAGTTGACGATAATTTGGTCTGGTTATTTTCCGTGCATAACCTAAAGAGAAAATATGATTCTCATGGGCATTAAAACTCAAATTTGCAGAAGGAAATAAATCAAAATAATCTCGCTTTACTTGTTTGTTTTCTGTAATAGAATGTCCATCAGACTGCGTGTATTCTCCTCTTAATCCAGCTTTAATACCCCATTTTCCTAGTTCATTTGCATAGTCGATATAACCTGCAGAAATTTGTTCTTTGTAAACGAAATGATTAGATCTATTCACAATATTTGTCCAGATATTATCGATCTGCTCTTCAAACAGCAAATCGTTATCTGATTTTACATTTGAATATTTTAAGCCTGTCTCTAGATTTGAAGTCTTACTTAAGGGTTGACTGTAATCTAATTTAGCAACATAGATATCAATCCCTATTGGCATCTGGCTCCGCAACAACTCTGGATCTCTTATTAATTCGTTATGATTGTCAAATAGTCTATTATCATAATTTGCTTGTTTGCTATTCTTAAATTTACTCCAATCTAAATCCAAAACAAGTTTCTTACCTGATGAATCTATTTTAAATTCATTATTAAAATTCAGGGAATAACGATTAAATTTCTCCTTAAAGTTTGTCATGGATACCAATGTTGAATCCAGCTCTGTAAGGTTTGGCCCAATTAAAGACTGACTCTCATTATCATTGAGCTCAACATTATTACTACCATTAAATTGCAAAGTCATGATATTACGATCGGAAGTTCTTTGTTCTACACCAATTTTATAGGTATGTGTTCGATCCTTAATATCCATGTTCGTACTTTGGTCAAATGCCGTTTCTTTACCATTGTTTGAAATGATTCTTTTGATCGAGATTTCGTTCAATTGTCCCTCATCATTATAAGAATAAGATCCAAAATAAGTTGTATTTTCCTTTTTATAGTTAAGCGATAAAGCAGAATTTCCCTTAAACTTTTTACCAAAACCAGCGGTAGCAGAAAAATTACCATTAAATCCTTCCATTCTATTCTTCTTCATCACGATGTTAATCGTCCCCACACTACCTTCTGCATCATCCTTTGCATTGCGAGATTTCGTTACTTCAACAGACTTAATCTGACTGCCATCCGTAGTTTTCAATAAGGTGGTCAATTGTTCACCCGTCATATACGTCTGACGGCCATCAATGGTAACTGTCACACCAGATTGCCCCATTAATTGCAGGTTGTTATCATTATCTAAGCTAACTCCAGGTGCACGCTGAACAATGTCCAATCCATTATTTCCTGCTGAAAGAGAAGAATTTTCAACATTTAAGATTAACTTTCCTTGTTTATTTTCGACAAGCGGTTTTCTTCCTTCTACCGTTACTTCTGACAAGGTCTTCGAACTTGGAATCAATTGTAAATCCGCGGCTTTATAAAGTACATCGCTATATGTAAAGGTTGCTGATTTCTTCGAATCATAACCAATCATTCGTGCTTCAACATAGTAAGATCCAGGTGCAACATTATTAAAAGCATATAACCCTTGTTCATCTGTAACAGCTGTTTTTAAGACAATATTATTGTTACTACTAATCAGATAAGCAGTTGCAGCAGATATCGCCTCATTTTTTTCATTCACAACTTTTCCAGTGACTCCAATAGCTGCCCATAACAACTGGGTAATTAATGCTAAAAAGACTGTTAGTAATAATTTTATTTTCATTTTACGGTAAAGGTTTCCTTATTCAAAAAATAATATTTTTTGAATAGTTAGTATTCGTTTATAAATAATGTTACAGCTTGATTAGTTTATTTATAGTAATATAAAGGTGCTAAGCACCTTTATATTACTTTTTCTTTTCTTTCGTCTCAACGACAACAGCATTTGGAGTAATGTTGATAATGGTATCCCGTTTGATGATCGTTGTATCCGTTGCAGGAACTTCTTCTTCATCAACTTCTTTGACTTCTGGCAATGCACACTTCAATCCCAGATTAGTCATCAGCCATTCTGTTTCTTTTAGATCATGGTTTCCATATCGATCGAAACATTCATAATATGAAATATCAGCATAGTGACGTTCTAATTCTCTGTGCAATATTACCTTTGAACCCACTGGAAGATAAATTGTTACATTCACTTCTTGATCACGATAAAGTTCTTTTTCTCCTAATTTAAAATGACTATCAAAAATAATATTTGCACTATCCTGAACGGCTTTATAATTAATTGCGGAAGCGCGTTTTGTTGCGATATTATAGTTTGCACCTTTTGCAGAATATTCATATTTAATATAAGGCATTTGTGTGGAATCTATTCTTTCAAATCGAATTCGGATATTATCTTGCAAATAATCAGACAAGTTAGTTCCGTTAATTTTCAAGTTCGTACGTGAATCATTTCCATTTAATTTAATCACACGCACATCACGCTCAGTAATGCGATAAACCGATCGTCTTTCCAATGTTTTTTCTTCTACGATCTTACTTTCTTCTTTAAAATCTTTAGCTACGGATCCTGTGTAATAAATGATACCCCCCAAAGAAACTAGCCAAACTAAGAATAAAGAAGTTGTGAGATAATTATTCATCGGCCTTTTATTAAATAGAA encodes the following:
- a CDS encoding MFS transporter, with protein sequence MNNNKPTKYRWSICALLFFATTINYLDRQVLSLTWKDFISPEFHWTNSDYGDITALFSIFYAVSLLFAGRFVDWLGTKKGFIWAICIWSIGAILHAFCGIATAGYLTGNWFLNFEESKSVIMKISDIGLVINTSVVLFIFARFVLAVGEAGNFPAAIKATAEYFPKKDRALATSIFNAGSTIGALIAPITIPVIAKYYGWEMSFIIIGALGFVWMGFWIFMYKNPEKHPKVNESELEYILQDTVHQTEEQKSNEKSKVSFLAYFKYKQTWAFAFGKFMTDGVWWFFLFWMPAYLSAVYDIKSSDTQGQLAIFVLYMITLVSIYGGYLPTFFVEKKGMDPYEGRMRAMLIFAFIPLIVLFAQPLGHISYWIPVIFIGIAAAAHQSWSANIFSTVGDMFPKKAIATVTGIGGLAGGLGSFFINKISGALFDRAKETHMTFMGFEGEAAGYFIIFSFCAFAYLIAWVVMKTLVPKMKQVVL
- a CDS encoding NADP-dependent glyceraldehyde-3-phosphate dehydrogenase, producing MNLDLESIFYEENNIPHEFTLQEQVDQREFLSNGDMIPWEGQINEVFSPICVKTKDGLQRKRIGSFPVCTEKESMAALDAAVKAFDNGRGEWPTMSVADRITCVENFTKKMIEKKDIVVKLIMWEIGKSFTDSIKEFDRTVEYIYATIDALKDIDRQSSRFEIEQGIIAQIRRSPLGVVLCMGPFNYPLNETFTTLIPALIMGNTLLFKPPKHGTLLHYPLLEAFRTSFPKGVVNTIYGRGNTIVPSLMQSGKINVLTLIGSSKVADELKKLHPKVNRLRAILGLDAKNAAIITKDADLNLAVSETVLGSLSFNGQRCTAIKIVYVHRSIAQEFLKRLSAEVEKLQYGMPWEKGVSLTPLPELNKPAYLTECIEDAIANGAKIINPNGGQVKESFVYPAIMYPVNANMKLYREEQFGPVIPVVPFDDLEEPIEYLIDSSHGQQVSIFSNNAAVISSLIDPLVNQVSRVNINCQCQRGPDIFPFTGRKDSAEGTLSVVDALRAFSIRSLVAAKFTDDNKNILNEIVSNNSSNFLSTKYIF
- a CDS encoding TIGR00730 family Rossman fold protein, producing MKSVSVFCASSPGFDPIWMKEAYRVGQVLATQKIKLVYGGGQVGLMGAIADAVMENEGEVVGVIPHFLNKKEIAHHGITSLITVENMHERKMLMNDLCEGIIALPGGFGTMEELFEMITWGQLGLHKKPVGILNTNGFYDHLIAFIDNMVQSGLLKQKNQEMLLVDTNIESLLDKMINYDPPTVEKWMSSEGT
- a CDS encoding TonB-dependent receptor domain-containing protein, whose translation is MKIKLLLTVFLALITQLLWAAIGVTGKVVNEKNEAISAATAYLISSNNNIVLKTAVTDEQGLYAFNNVAPGSYYVEARMIGYDSKKSATFTYSDVLYKAADLQLIPSSKTLSEVTVEGRKPLVENKQGKLILNVENSSLSAGNNGLDIVQRAPGVSLDNDNNLQLMGQSGVTVTIDGRQTYMTGEQLTTLLKTTDGSQIKSVEVTKSRNAKDDAEGSVGTINIVMKKNRMEGFNGNFSATAGFGKKFKGNSALSLNYKKENTTYFGSYSYNDEGQLNEISIKRIISNNGKETAFDQSTNMDIKDRTHTYKIGVEQRTSDRNIMTLQFNGSNNVELNDNESQSLIGPNLTELDSTLVSMTNFKEKFNRYSLNFNNEFKIDSSGKKLVLDLDWSKFKNSKQANYDNRLFDNHNELIRDPELLRSQMPIGIDIYVAKLDYSQPLSKTSNLETGLKYSNVKSDNDLLFEEQIDNIWTNIVNRSNHFVYKEQISAGYIDYANELGKWGIKAGLRGEYTQSDGHSITENKQVKRDYFDLFPSANLSFNAHENHIFSLGYARKITRPNYRQLNPFDYFIDKYTSEKGNPYLNPQYSNELNLNYTLYKKYNISLGYNRQTDAIVESMGQDSVKNTTWVTRENLGKNNSAFLNLSIPVQVAKFWSTYNNITAVYMNFDGTISGEHIDNNSFLLQVNSMSTFKISPSVSAEMNLRYFSPFTYNIYKLESRWDAQVGLTKNFKDKRSSLKLAVSDVFNTGNNNLSTMFSIFNTKIRQDQDRRVFRLTYSYKFGNLKNVINKKNTDNEEKQRAQ